The Plasmodium gaboni strain SY75 chromosome Unknown, whole genome shotgun sequence genomic sequence AAGAAAGAAAATCGTGGTGGGATACTATCCGTGCAGACGTATGGAAAGCAATGAATTGCAAAGACAACAACAAATGTGATGACACCACTATACCTGATGATGACAAGAAACCACAGTTTTTACGATGGCTAGAAGAATGGGGACAATATATATGCGAAGAAAGGAAAAAACATTTGGATGacttaaaaaataagtGTAATGGCAACAGCAACAATATTACTGACGTTAAATGCGCCAATTCCACAAAAGAATGTAAACAACAATGTAATAAGTATAATAGATGgataaatgtatataaaagGGAATGGACAGGCCAAAAATCAAAATACaaagaaatatatgataataaagaCAAAACAGGATATGAAGATTATAAGGAACATGTAAAGGATCATGAcaatacaaataaatatatagaaaaatcGAGTAATAAATGCAAAAACAGTGGTAGCAACCATATAAATTTAGATGATGTTTTCCAAAAACGTGataatgattataaaaaatacgAACCGTTCTGCACAACGTGTCGAATCAACGATATAGCTCAAAAGGCAAATgaaaaaaacaaacaaCAAAAACCTGCTGTTGTACCAAGTAGTGGTGGTGGCGGCGGTGGTACTACACCAAAAAATGGTGCCAACCAAGTGGATTCCACTAAGACCGCGTCCACTACAACACCAAATTGTGACGACAACACACGTGGTGGGTGCACGAAATATATAGAAGCTGACGACTATACTAAAATTAAGGGACAACAAAATTGCGAAGGATTAAAAAAAGCAGCAGACGAGGGGAAAATTAAATGGGACAACAGTGATGGAGGACTTAGCTATTTGAAGAAAGGTGCCTTTTCAAATGACCTTATATCTCCAAATGTATATCTTCCTCCAAGGaaacaaaaattatgttTTAGAGGATTAGATGGAAAATATGATGGCAAAGATAATGGTGTTAATACTGAAGATAAATTGAAAGAACAATTAATGAAAGTTGCTGAATTTGAAGGGATCAATTTAGgagaatattataaagaaaaaaataa encodes the following:
- a CDS encoding putative EMP1-like protein, giving the protein YKDFLKKKRKEWNDNFQKYLTDKENEQKDPKKITDTKVYSHPNHYLISACANNSCNGKEFIGILSNKKEYGEYEKVCKCDATSSKKEEEANPCSDSYTEYGCTEKKYDLGLWSSTYVTNPRDHGRVFAPPRRNSICIGWLFSPLDTSGGKDIAKNELRKKVIDAAIGEAHYLFKYYNEIKQIKTGSSDNTTAPTGYCDALKRSFADIGDIVKGTDLWSGGYSELVENNIYAVFQLDNDGKNGTLVKTKEELLEERKSWWDTIRADVWKAMNCKDNNKCDDTTIPDDDKKPQFLRWLEEWGQYICEERKKHLDDLKNKCNGNSNNITDVKCANSTKECKQQCNKYNRWINVYKREWTGQKSKYKEIYDNKDKTGYEDYKEHVKDHDNTNKYIEKSSNKCKNSGSNHINLDDVFQKRDNDYKKYEPFCTTCRINDIAQKANEKNKQQKPAVVPSSGGGGGGTTPKNGANQVDSTKTASTTTPNCDDNTRGGCTKYIEADDYTKIKGQQNCEGLKKAADEGKIKWDNSDGGLSYLKKGAFSNDLISPNVYLPPRKQKLCFRGLDGKYDGKDNGVNTEDKLKEQLMKVAEFEGINLGEYYKEKNKQGQNNDKYNYDVSPCNALKYSFLDLRDLILGYDMVEHDATGTGNK